The DNA window AAAAAGATACTATTTCAAATGTTGTCATTAATAAATTATATCAATTCACGCCTTTACAATCTTCCTTTAGCGTTAACAACATTGCTCTTGTAAAAGGAAGGCCCATGCTCTTAAACTTAAAGGGGTTAATTACTCATTTCGTTAACCATCGTCATGATGTTGTAATCAGAAGAACAAAGTTCGACCTTGAACAGGCTGAAAAACGCGCTCATATTATTGAAGGCCTGCTGATTGCTCTTGATAATATTGACGAGGTCATTAACATCATCAGGGCAGCAAAGACTGTGGAAGAAGCCCGTAACGGCCTCATGGAGAGATTTTCCTTAACTGATGTTCAAGCCAGAGCCATTGTTGATATGCGCCTGCGTGCACTTGTTGGACTTGAAAGAGATAACCTTAAAAAAGAATACGAAGAACTGCTGAAACTTATTGAGCATTTGAAAAATATTCTGTCGGATGTGGCATTAAGGATGAAGATAATCAAGGATGAGTTACTCGAAATAAAAGAAAAATATGGTGACGAGCCTAAAACTGAAATAGAATATGCTGCCAGCGACTTCAGAATTGAAGACACCATTGCAGATGAACAGGTTGTAATCACCATCTCGCATATGGGATATATCAAACGTACACAACTCGTTGAATACAAGCGCCAGAACAGAGGGGGCAGGGGCTCCAGGGGTTCAGATATCAGGGATGATGATTTTCTGGAACACCTCTTTGTGGCCTCCATGCATAACTATATGCTGTTTTTTACCGAAAAAGGAAAATGCTTCTGGCTCAGGGTATTCGAAATACCTGAAGGCACCAAAACATCCAAGGGAAGGGCAATACAAAACCTGATTAGCATACCTCCTGATGATAAAGTTAAAGCCTACATTAATATTAAAGATATTACTGACAAAGAGTATGTCAAAAATAATTACATCATCCTCTGTACCATGAAAGGTGTAATTAAAAAAACCACACTTGAAGCTTACTCCAGACCAAGGCAATCAGGCATCAATGCTATCACTATCAGGGAAGGTGACGAACTGTTGCAGGCAAAACTCACCAACGGCACCAATGAGGTGTTGATGGCTTTAAAATCAGGGCGCGCTATCCGTTTCAACGAGGCTAAAGTAAGGCCCATGGGACGCAATGCAGCAGGCGTTAGGGGAATGACACTGACCGGAAAAAATGATGAGGTGATAGGCATGATTTGCGTTGAAAACGACAATTATGATATCCTGGTGGTTTCTGAAAACGGTTACGGGAAACGCTCTAAACTCGATGATTACAGGGTTACAAACCGTGGGGGAAAAGGAGTGAAAACCATTAACATTACAAATAAAACCGGGAACCTGATATCCATAAATAATGTTACGGATAAAAACGATTTGATGATTATTAATAAATCAGGAATTATCATCCGTATGGCCGTATCTGACCTTCGAGTGATGGGCAGGGCAACACAGGGTGTCCGCCTGATTGACCTGCGTGAAGACTCGATTGCAGCTGTGGCAAAAGTGGAAATGGATATTAACAGTGAAGATGAACTGTGTGAAAACAATGAGCATACAGATATTAGTCCTGAGAAAAAACCATACATTGTTGAACCGCAAAGTATTGCCAAGGATGAAATAAGCGATGAACTGATAAAGAAATATAAGGAAAATGACGAAAACAGGGATGAAAAAGAAGAAAATACCGATAAAGATGAGGATATTTAATTTTTGGCAAAGAACTTGTTTATAAAAAAATAAATTATTTTTGTAACCAACACATAAATTAAAAAAAATGAAAAAGTTAGTATTAGCAGTCAGTGTAATTTTAATTTCTGCTGCAGTTTTTTCACAAAACGCAAAAGTAGTAAGTGCTTATAATTACTTGAGAAACGGGCAGCTTGACAAAGCAAAGCAGAATATTGACGAAGCCTGTGTGCATGAACAAACAATGGGTCAGGCAAAAACATGGTTTTATTGTGGTAATATTTACCTGAGTTTAACAGGTACAGATAACGAGAAATACAAAGCATTATCGGAAAACCCAATGCAAGTGGCTTATGATGCTTATCAAAAAGCGTTAAAAATTGACCCTGAAATACAAAACGAAAGCCTTATGCCTTACAGCCCGAAAGTAGGATTGCTTATTTTGGGAGAACAGTATATCAACAAAGGCGCTGATTTTTATCAGCAGCAAAATTTTACCGAAGCCATATCCATGTTTGAAATGAGCAGAAAAATAAGTGGTATTTTCAGCCAAAAAGATACTATCGCTACATATTATGCAGCCATTTGCGCTATTCAGATGCAGGATAATGCAAAAGCAAAATCATATCTGGAAGACCTTACAAAAGCAAATATAAAACAAGGACTTGTTTACACTCAATTGGCAACTATCTATAAAAATGAAGGTGATAGCGTTAAAGCAATGAATACCATATTAAAAGGAAGAAAATTGATGCCTAACGACCTGAATCTGATAATAGGGGAGATAAATATTTATTTATCGCAGGGTAAATTCACAGAAGCACAAGATTTGCTTAATCTTGCTGTAGAGAAAGACCCCAACAATCCTTCATTGCATTTTGCCATTGGAGCCAATATGGATGAGTTTGGAAATTTTGAACAAGCTGAAAAATCATATAACAAAGCTATAGAAATAAAACCTGATTATTTTGATGCATATTATAATCTCGGAGCGTTGTATGTAAATACAGCAGCAAAAGTTATGGAAGATGCCAATAAACTTCCTATAACAGAAACTCAAAAATACGACGAATTAAAAACAAAAGCAGACGGTTTACTTGATAAAGCAATTCCGGCTTTGGAAAAAGCCCGCGAATTAAATCAAAAAGATAAAAACACCCTGTACACTTTGAAACAACTTTATGCAAGAAAGGGCAACCTTGATAAAATTAAAGAGATTGACGATATTTTAAAAGGTTTATAAAATTGGAATAAAAATAATTGAAGGAGAGAGTATCTCCTTTAATTATTAAAATACTATTTGACATAATATTTATTATAAGACAAAGCTAACTGGGGCTATCAAACAGCGTATTAACCTTAAAACCCGCTTGTATGAAGGCCATCAACATCAAATCGTAAAAAGAGATTGACAACAATTATGAATTCACTCTCGGCAACGGCACTCAGCACATTTTCTCAAGCAAAAAAAATTAGATGCATTCATTAACAAAAAAAACAAAGATTTAACCAGGATTCTTTATGACGTTAATATTCTTTGTTATAACTCAGGTTGTAATCATAAATGTTTGGCATTACCATTAATATTTATACTTCCTTTCGATTTAAGATTAACGATCAACGATTTTTGATTTTCGAATTGAATTCAAATCTAAATATGTAATATCGAGGCTTTCTTCATAGGAAACAAGAAATCCCGGTAGAAATTATGGTAAAATTCTTATTGAAAACTAATTATATCAAATCCCCCGATAACTCCTGGCACCTACCCCCGCCCCCGAAAATAATGGTAATTCAAATATAATTTATTCGGCAAGCCCTATTGTTATGTACATTTAAGTTCTATTCTTTAGCCAACTTGAA is part of the Bacteroidales bacterium genome and encodes:
- the gyrA gene encoding DNA gyrase subunit A; the encoded protein is MEELENIIKVNIEDQMKTAYIDYSMSVIVSRALPDIRDGLKPVHRRVLYGMYDLGILAGKPYKKSARIVGEVLGKYHPHGDTSVYDAMVRMAQEWSLRYPLIDGQGNFGSIDGDSPAAMRYTEARFQKLAEEMLADIEKNTVDFTLNFDDSLEEPSVLPARIPNLLINGASGIAVGMATNMPPHNLKEVVDGIIAYIDNNEISIAELMKFIKAPDFPTGGVIYGYEGVRDAYETGRGRIVIRGEVTVEEENGRENLIVTSIPYQVNKAEMIKKTADLVNEKKIEGITEIRDESDKNGIRIVYELKKDTISNVVINKLYQFTPLQSSFSVNNIALVKGRPMLLNLKGLITHFVNHRHDVVIRRTKFDLEQAEKRAHIIEGLLIALDNIDEVINIIRAAKTVEEARNGLMERFSLTDVQARAIVDMRLRALVGLERDNLKKEYEELLKLIEHLKNILSDVALRMKIIKDELLEIKEKYGDEPKTEIEYAASDFRIEDTIADEQVVITISHMGYIKRTQLVEYKRQNRGGRGSRGSDIRDDDFLEHLFVASMHNYMLFFTEKGKCFWLRVFEIPEGTKTSKGRAIQNLISIPPDDKVKAYINIKDITDKEYVKNNYIILCTMKGVIKKTTLEAYSRPRQSGINAITIREGDELLQAKLTNGTNEVLMALKSGRAIRFNEAKVRPMGRNAAGVRGMTLTGKNDEVIGMICVENDNYDILVVSENGYGKRSKLDDYRVTNRGGKGVKTINITNKTGNLISINNVTDKNDLMIINKSGIIIRMAVSDLRVMGRATQGVRLIDLREDSIAAVAKVEMDINSEDELCENNEHTDISPEKKPYIVEPQSIAKDEISDELIKKYKENDENRDEKEENTDKDEDI
- a CDS encoding tetratricopeptide repeat protein — encoded protein: MKKLVLAVSVILISAAVFSQNAKVVSAYNYLRNGQLDKAKQNIDEACVHEQTMGQAKTWFYCGNIYLSLTGTDNEKYKALSENPMQVAYDAYQKALKIDPEIQNESLMPYSPKVGLLILGEQYINKGADFYQQQNFTEAISMFEMSRKISGIFSQKDTIATYYAAICAIQMQDNAKAKSYLEDLTKANIKQGLVYTQLATIYKNEGDSVKAMNTILKGRKLMPNDLNLIIGEINIYLSQGKFTEAQDLLNLAVEKDPNNPSLHFAIGANMDEFGNFEQAEKSYNKAIEIKPDYFDAYYNLGALYVNTAAKVMEDANKLPITETQKYDELKTKADGLLDKAIPALEKARELNQKDKNTLYTLKQLYARKGNLDKIKEIDDILKGL